A stretch of the Filimonas lacunae genome encodes the following:
- a CDS encoding caspase family protein, producing MEARQLMMVLFCWLGWLQTGQCQQQNHALVIGLDHYQLEDVWESRPELRENIDSVLLFFRTDRIRKFQVDSLRNENATLDKIVAKFQNLKVKQGDRVMIYLTGHGSQVPDLDDDEKDGTDEVFVCYDSPSPDDVAGLRKKSLVDDKLHELLVNLRTKLGSQGQVFLLVESCHSGSIEKNGVKKSFNAYSRDWQTAFMSEHSENGGTEKLAPLITFSSSRAYNPTGVVYRYTLCFLAEFQNFITGSYYDLFRSFYLAQRQKQFNKADIQLTVNMSADDPYYLRLGVLEDTVYEEKKMARIINTDYTNPARPQYEIDLGLYQGLTTGSAVKLTATNGHVYPAQVSFVKSGSSMISLTDGTKAPSIEEAWGLSVEVTQYNFEDTLHLAIDASVPADKRKDIVTGLQDLEFVLLAQDSIKGYSLAYIDKRGYFIKRNKDNKALFVVKDRDVSSIRATVLKLQINRFIIQLNTTQDTTVTLVLQQNGQPLKLAQLSRLSPGQKLQLYVQPGKLAKSQFYCILQLEDEIIRQLVPVNVRINESDCKLAKGQSQPVFIGDIIVGKRNGSFLLITSESPIDLREVMLEPLSVKTKGIGEFNALEKLVNQLFLNKGNHPPLYNSNNIFTQQLSYRIQSLSLN from the coding sequence ATGGAAGCAAGGCAACTAATGATGGTGCTTTTTTGCTGGTTGGGCTGGCTGCAAACAGGACAGTGCCAACAGCAAAACCATGCGCTGGTGATTGGATTAGATCATTATCAGTTAGAAGATGTGTGGGAGTCGAGGCCTGAATTGCGGGAGAATATAGATTCTGTACTGCTTTTTTTCAGAACAGATCGTATTCGCAAATTTCAGGTGGATTCGTTGCGTAATGAAAATGCAACACTGGACAAGATTGTTGCCAAGTTTCAGAACCTGAAGGTGAAACAGGGAGACCGGGTAATGATTTACTTAACCGGCCATGGTAGCCAGGTGCCCGATTTGGATGATGATGAAAAAGATGGCACCGATGAGGTGTTTGTTTGTTACGACTCCCCATCGCCAGATGATGTGGCAGGGTTGCGGAAAAAATCACTGGTAGATGATAAGCTGCATGAATTACTGGTGAATTTGAGAACTAAATTAGGTAGCCAGGGGCAGGTGTTTTTGCTAGTAGAATCCTGCCATTCGGGTTCGATTGAAAAGAATGGTGTGAAGAAAAGCTTTAATGCCTATAGCAGGGATTGGCAAACGGCATTTATGAGTGAGCATAGCGAGAATGGTGGTACAGAAAAGTTGGCGCCGCTGATTACTTTTTCTTCTTCCCGGGCATACAATCCTACAGGTGTTGTGTATAGATACACTTTGTGTTTTTTAGCGGAATTCCAAAACTTTATAACGGGTAGTTATTATGACCTGTTTCGTAGTTTTTACCTGGCACAGCGGCAGAAGCAATTTAATAAGGCCGACATTCAGCTCACCGTGAATATGAGCGCGGATGATCCCTATTATCTGCGACTGGGTGTATTGGAAGATACTGTTTATGAAGAGAAGAAGATGGCACGGATTATCAATACAGATTATACTAATCCGGCCCGGCCACAATATGAAATTGACCTGGGCCTTTACCAAGGCCTTACAACAGGTTCTGCAGTGAAACTCACTGCAACAAATGGCCATGTATATCCCGCCCAGGTTTCTTTTGTAAAAAGTGGCTCGTCTATGATTAGTCTTACCGATGGCACTAAAGCGCCATCTATAGAAGAGGCGTGGGGACTGTCTGTGGAGGTGACCCAGTATAATTTTGAGGATACTTTACATCTGGCTATAGATGCTTCGGTACCAGCGGATAAAAGAAAGGACATCGTGACAGGTTTACAAGACCTGGAATTTGTATTGTTGGCACAAGACAGTATAAAAGGGTATAGCCTGGCATATATTGACAAGCGAGGCTATTTTATTAAAAGAAACAAAGATAATAAGGCCCTTTTTGTGGTAAAAGATAGGGATGTTAGCTCCATTAGGGCCACTGTGCTGAAGTTGCAGATAAACCGGTTTATTATTCAATTAAACACTACCCAGGATACTACGGTGACCCTGGTATTGCAACAAAACGGTCAACCCCTGAAACTGGCTCAACTGAGCAGGCTTTCCCCAGGCCAGAAACTACAGCTGTATGTGCAACCCGGCAAGCTTGCCAAAAGCCAATTTTATTGCATTCTTCAGCTAGAAGATGAAATAATACGCCAGTTAGTGCCTGTGAATGTGAGGATAAACGAAAGTGATTGTAAACTGGCGAAAGGGCAATCGCAGCCAGTTTTTATCGGTGACATTATTGTGGGAAAGCGCAATGGAAGCTTTTTACTGATTACCAGTGAAAGCCCTATTGATTTACGGGAAGTAATGTTAGAGCCGCTATCTGTTAAAACAAAAGGGATAGGAGAGTTTAACGCGCTGGAAAAATTGGTGAATCAGCTATTTCTTAACAAGGGAAACCACCCACCCTTATATAATTCCAATAACATTTTTACCCAGCAACTGAGCTACCGCATTCAATCGCTATCCCTCAATTAA
- a CDS encoding glycoside hydrolase family 25 protein, producing MLKKHFFLLSFISLTIYAGAQGQKKPVKGAKPLAKDTSAKAFLYYALVDVKKMSSDTLFLEDDIYLYIDKEDGALYFKKYEQPAFPVPKSSYDDLSSFVFKNFLASDKYKVLERMAQMNGLLKNAKIGVDIANHQSPKPIDWKKVKADTANAGVSYVFIRSIRGYDNSYDPKFSAHYKEAIANGFPVGLYHNFVLNKTNRADFKQHALEQAKKFVESFQGKQIAFKPILDIEVHAKFAVVESQFTTAEIIEATKTFIDYVEKELKTDVIIYTFESFYTKYLKKDFDNKYIWIARYPHSQDFDTQRTYPGAKNPFLGISYDFSKKQFNYTLKSNTIGWQFSEDGIVDGIYNHVDMNIILNKDYDKWLWKQGN from the coding sequence ATGCTGAAAAAGCATTTTTTTCTATTATCGTTTATTTCGTTGACTATTTATGCCGGTGCCCAGGGGCAGAAGAAGCCCGTAAAAGGTGCAAAGCCGTTGGCTAAGGATACTAGTGCGAAGGCTTTTCTGTATTATGCCTTAGTAGATGTTAAGAAAATGTCTAGCGATACTTTGTTTTTAGAGGATGATATCTATTTGTATATAGACAAAGAGGATGGCGCTTTATACTTTAAGAAGTATGAACAACCTGCTTTTCCGGTGCCTAAGAGCAGTTACGACGACCTTTCTTCTTTTGTGTTTAAAAACTTTCTGGCCAGTGATAAATACAAAGTGCTGGAGAGAATGGCCCAGATGAATGGCCTATTGAAAAATGCTAAAATAGGGGTGGATATAGCTAACCACCAGTCGCCCAAGCCTATTGACTGGAAAAAGGTAAAGGCAGATACCGCTAATGCGGGGGTTTCGTATGTGTTTATACGTTCTATTCGTGGCTACGATAATTCGTATGACCCTAAGTTTAGTGCACATTATAAAGAGGCGATTGCTAATGGTTTTCCGGTGGGGCTGTATCATAATTTTGTACTGAATAAAACCAACCGTGCAGATTTTAAGCAGCATGCCTTAGAGCAGGCGAAGAAGTTTGTGGAATCTTTTCAAGGAAAACAGATTGCATTCAAACCCATACTGGATATAGAAGTGCATGCGAAGTTTGCCGTGGTAGAAAGCCAGTTTACAACAGCGGAAATTATAGAGGCTACTAAAACCTTTATCGATTACGTGGAAAAGGAGTTAAAAACAGATGTTATCATCTATACGTTTGAAAGTTTTTACACCAAATACCTTAAGAAAGACTTTGATAATAAGTATATCTGGATAGCCCGTTATCCGCATAGCCAAGATTTTGATACACAGCGTACTTATCCCGGGGCTAAGAATCCATTTTTAGGTATCTCGTACGATTTTAGTAAGAAGCAGTTTAATTATACGCTGAAAAGCAATACAATAGGCTGGCAGTTTTCGGAAGATGGTATCGTGGACGGTATTTACAATCATGTGGATATGAATATCATTCTGAATAAAGACTACGATAAATGGTTATGGAAGCAAGGCAACTAA
- a CDS encoding coiled-coil domain-containing protein, with the protein MIIKKIELDNFMCYAGNGNCIEFSEGINVIIGDNGYGKSKLYDAFYWVMHDQVFSPEKKAFETTKSAKANLISDKAKAEIENGRLSAAVKITFHNLEKDSVYILERRYSITVTDGKIQEDNDGEFTIMEKELSYLNARMVTDVDRKRMIVNSILPPQIKDYLWFQGEQVESIIDFNQKDTLTKAVNVLSNISRYDSMIEIAEAAAKAAAKEYDTDLRRLSKDSAKSAVLETRRLELEKKIYRQKEEEREVSDNLARAEARCEELLNKQADAKKVSVLQERKRGVVGRLELLNKELKKEQVNFHRKMFHSHWVLKGTEDMLKLYANKFSEYEKKKLLQEAEEKVRKEMEDEVDAKLQTRLPINVPEPNYVEWMLEKERCLVCDREAKKETEAWLKIKELLDRPKEKKKASKEVAVVPLDFSGDLKSLYQNGVALESRIEDIDSDINDALQQRSNLQGNVREVNKEMGAIELDIQRLLADTALTSEGAENILNEYSIQNKKAKDFKDDWSRITHDIAESERLLKEVNDERRDLVTGALPAWLVEKKEVTSDFEIIAKTTRDRVFNNLITQLEQEANKHYQDMTLGNKSARGIIKLRKQTNGNYMPEIIDSNGNPLLGLNTSNIILVKLSAIMAIISAKGNSGDLYTLITDAPTSVFGEDYTIGFCKTISKVYQQSIIMSKEFYKNQELKNELLKNPDIKIGRVYTITPSIVEGERADRSNLSTKIEALN; encoded by the coding sequence ATGATTATCAAAAAAATAGAGTTGGACAACTTTATGTGCTATGCCGGAAACGGTAATTGTATTGAATTTTCCGAAGGCATAAACGTAATTATTGGAGACAATGGCTACGGGAAGTCTAAGTTGTACGATGCTTTCTATTGGGTGATGCATGACCAGGTTTTTTCGCCTGAAAAGAAAGCGTTTGAAACCACCAAAAGTGCGAAAGCCAATTTGATATCAGATAAGGCGAAGGCCGAGATAGAAAATGGTAGACTTTCGGCAGCTGTAAAAATTACCTTTCACAATCTAGAGAAGGATAGTGTGTATATTTTGGAAAGGCGTTATTCTATTACTGTTACTGATGGAAAGATACAGGAGGATAATGATGGTGAGTTTACGATTATGGAAAAGGAGTTGTCTTACCTGAATGCGCGCATGGTAACCGATGTTGATAGGAAGCGGATGATTGTGAATAGCATATTGCCTCCGCAGATTAAAGATTATCTCTGGTTTCAGGGGGAGCAAGTAGAGTCTATTATAGATTTTAATCAAAAAGACACCTTAACAAAGGCGGTGAATGTACTCTCTAACATCTCTCGTTACGATAGCATGATTGAGATTGCTGAAGCTGCAGCCAAAGCTGCCGCTAAGGAGTATGACACTGATTTGAGAAGATTGAGTAAAGACTCTGCAAAGAGCGCTGTTTTAGAAACGCGCAGATTAGAGCTGGAAAAAAAGATATATAGACAAAAGGAAGAAGAACGGGAGGTGAGCGACAATCTGGCGAGAGCAGAAGCTCGTTGTGAAGAACTGCTGAATAAACAAGCGGATGCCAAAAAGGTAAGTGTGTTGCAAGAGCGTAAAAGAGGTGTTGTAGGACGGTTGGAATTGCTGAACAAGGAGTTGAAAAAAGAACAGGTGAACTTTCACCGTAAAATGTTTCATAGTCATTGGGTGCTGAAGGGCACTGAGGATATGCTAAAGCTGTATGCGAATAAATTTTCTGAGTATGAAAAGAAAAAGCTGCTGCAGGAAGCGGAAGAAAAAGTAAGAAAAGAAATGGAAGACGAAGTGGATGCCAAGCTGCAAACACGACTACCGATAAATGTGCCGGAGCCTAACTATGTGGAGTGGATGCTGGAAAAAGAGCGTTGTTTGGTGTGTGACCGGGAAGCAAAAAAAGAAACAGAAGCCTGGCTGAAGATTAAAGAATTGCTGGATAGGCCTAAAGAAAAGAAAAAGGCTAGCAAAGAGGTGGCGGTGGTGCCACTTGATTTTTCGGGTGATTTGAAAAGCTTGTACCAGAATGGGGTGGCTTTAGAAAGCCGGATTGAGGATATTGATAGTGACATTAATGATGCGTTACAACAGCGTAGCAATTTGCAGGGAAATGTGCGAGAGGTGAACAAAGAGATGGGAGCCATTGAGTTGGATATTCAGAGACTATTGGCAGATACAGCGCTTACGAGTGAAGGGGCAGAGAATATCTTAAATGAGTACTCCATACAGAACAAAAAGGCAAAAGACTTTAAAGATGATTGGAGCCGGATAACCCACGATATTGCAGAATCGGAGCGGTTGCTGAAAGAAGTGAATGACGAACGCAGGGATTTGGTTACGGGAGCTTTACCTGCCTGGTTGGTGGAGAAAAAAGAGGTGACCAGCGATTTTGAAATAATAGCGAAAACTACCAGGGACAGGGTGTTTAATAATTTGATTACACAGCTGGAGCAGGAAGCGAATAAGCACTACCAGGACATGACTCTGGGTAATAAATCGGCCAGGGGTATCATTAAGTTAAGAAAGCAGACGAACGGAAATTATATGCCTGAAATTATTGACAGTAATGGTAATCCACTCCTCGGGTTAAATACCAGCAATATTATTCTGGTGAAACTTTCTGCTATTATGGCCATTATTTCTGCAAAAGGGAATTCTGGAGATTTATATACGCTAATCACCGATGCCCCTACCTCGGTATTTGGGGAAGACTATACTATAGGGTTTTGTAAAACCATTAGTAAGGTGTACCAACAAAGCATTATTATGAGCAAGGAGTTTTACAAGAACCAGGAGCTTAAAAATGAATTACTAAAAAATCCTGATATTAAGATAGGCAGGGTATACACCATTACGCCATCTATTGTGGAGGGAGAAAGAGCGGATCGCAGCAACCTATCTACTAAAATTGAAGCACTCAATTAA
- a CDS encoding DEAD/DEAH box helicase family protein → MLKTCDWSLDRDYKTGTENEPLQFYLEGLANSSEFHLLLGYFSSAAIHLLSIGFATFISKGGKMRMVINHFLSEKDKEVVEKGLHNDVANKVFDLTDVVSLGQVFDAYDSHFFECVAYLIAAKRIEIKIIRPKNSKGIAHYKSGVFSDGVNSVGYIASCNFTMFGLSENLEELEAFLSWEDVRSNTLINKQLKVIDDFFTEKDMDVDYLAVKDIEVAIRNQFGNKSLDELIVQEEELVKKKTGLAANKKLKQTIGKLRSDIDRIKKSPRFPGTEGPRDYQVQAYENWLNNSRQGIFAMATGTGKTITSLNCLLQEYRKSENQIYHALILVPTITLVEQWEKEVRALNFQEVYKISSKVDWQTTVSTLLSSAKRIPLSFVIICTYSSFVKEKFQSMVPYLPDDTLFIADEGHNLASPLVKEKLRGFPLVKRIGLSATPKRIYDVEGTAEMEQFFSDEEPYTFAFSMEKAIRDGVLCQYYYYPHIISLTADEMTEYKEISEQLAKLSGFSQGNTDKQGIIERLLLKRKRIIHKAENKLPATTRILRDQFEEKGHLKYTFVYVPEGETLEITEAGEESVQENIKLINQYTREIAKIDDSILVNQFVSGMQDRGEMLAQFQKGDIDVIASMKCLDEGVDIPRAETAVFCSSTGNPRQFIQRRGRILRKHPDKTDAIIHDLVVVPDYEQEREGSDTYKLERSLVRKELERVMYFASLSKNPYDTEDVFNDVCAYYNLNIYTIQTELATV, encoded by the coding sequence ATGCTTAAAACCTGTGACTGGTCATTAGATAGGGATTATAAAACCGGAACCGAAAACGAACCGCTGCAGTTTTACCTGGAGGGTTTAGCTAACAGTTCTGAATTTCATTTGTTGCTGGGCTATTTCAGCTCGGCCGCTATTCATTTATTATCTATTGGATTTGCCACTTTCATCAGCAAGGGCGGGAAGATGAGAATGGTGATTAATCACTTCCTTTCTGAAAAAGACAAAGAGGTGGTGGAGAAAGGGCTGCATAACGATGTGGCTAATAAAGTATTTGACCTAACGGATGTGGTATCGCTGGGGCAGGTATTCGATGCATATGATAGCCATTTTTTTGAATGTGTAGCCTACCTGATAGCTGCTAAGCGAATAGAGATTAAAATTATCCGGCCTAAGAATAGCAAAGGAATAGCCCACTACAAATCGGGTGTGTTTAGTGATGGTGTCAACAGCGTGGGTTACATCGCTTCTTGCAATTTTACCATGTTTGGCTTGTCGGAAAACCTGGAAGAATTAGAAGCTTTTTTAAGTTGGGAGGATGTTAGGTCTAACACACTCATCAATAAGCAGTTAAAGGTGATTGATGACTTTTTCACAGAGAAAGACATGGATGTTGACTATCTGGCGGTGAAAGACATTGAAGTGGCCATCCGTAACCAATTTGGAAATAAGAGCCTGGATGAATTAATTGTTCAGGAAGAGGAGTTGGTGAAAAAGAAAACCGGCCTGGCTGCTAACAAAAAACTGAAACAAACGATTGGTAAGCTGCGCAGTGATATAGACAGGATAAAGAAAAGTCCGCGGTTTCCGGGTACGGAAGGCCCCCGGGACTACCAGGTACAGGCTTATGAGAATTGGTTGAACAATAGCCGCCAAGGCATCTTTGCCATGGCTACCGGTACTGGTAAAACCATTACCTCGTTGAACTGCTTGCTACAGGAATACCGGAAAAGCGAAAACCAAATTTATCATGCTCTCATTTTAGTGCCTACCATTACGTTGGTGGAGCAATGGGAAAAAGAGGTGCGCGCTTTGAACTTTCAGGAGGTGTATAAGATCTCTTCGAAGGTGGATTGGCAAACTACTGTAAGCACCTTGCTGTCTTCTGCAAAAAGAATTCCGCTTTCTTTTGTTATAATTTGCACATATTCCTCTTTTGTAAAGGAAAAGTTTCAAAGCATGGTGCCATACCTGCCTGACGATACTTTATTTATTGCAGACGAAGGACATAACCTGGCCTCACCTCTGGTGAAAGAAAAGCTGCGTGGGTTTCCTTTGGTAAAAAGGATTGGCCTATCCGCTACCCCTAAACGCATTTATGATGTAGAGGGTACGGCTGAAATGGAGCAGTTTTTTTCGGATGAGGAGCCTTATACCTTTGCTTTTTCGATGGAAAAAGCCATACGGGATGGGGTATTGTGCCAATACTACTATTACCCGCATATCATTTCATTGACAGCGGATGAGATGACGGAGTATAAAGAGATTAGTGAGCAACTGGCAAAATTGTCAGGTTTTAGCCAGGGCAACACAGACAAGCAAGGCATTATTGAGCGTTTATTATTGAAAAGGAAGCGCATTATTCATAAGGCGGAGAATAAGTTGCCAGCCACCACTCGCATTTTACGTGACCAATTTGAAGAGAAGGGGCATTTAAAATACACGTTTGTGTATGTGCCGGAAGGGGAAACGTTGGAGATTACGGAGGCGGGAGAGGAATCTGTGCAAGAGAATATCAAGCTTATTAACCAGTACACCCGGGAAATAGCCAAAATTGATGATAGCATTTTAGTGAATCAGTTTGTGAGTGGCATGCAAGACAGAGGGGAGATGCTGGCACAATTTCAAAAAGGCGATATAGACGTAATAGCCTCGATGAAGTGCTTGGATGAAGGCGTGGACATTCCCCGGGCAGAAACGGCCGTTTTTTGCAGTAGCACGGGCAATCCGAGGCAGTTTATTCAACGAAGGGGACGGATTTTAAGAAAACACCCGGATAAAACAGACGCCATCATACATGACCTGGTAGTGGTGCCGGATTATGAACAAGAGCGGGAGGGCTCAGACACCTATAAGCTGGAAAGAAGCCTGGTGCGAAAGGAGCTAGAACGGGTGATGTATTTTGCTTCACTATCGAAAAATCCCTATGATACCGAGGATGTATTTAATGATGTGTGCGCTTACTACAACTTAAATATTTACACCATACAAACTGAACTAGCCACCGTATGA